In the Orenia marismortui DSM 5156 genome, one interval contains:
- a CDS encoding LacI family DNA-binding transcriptional regulator has product MPTIKDVAKDAGVSPSTVSRVINDHPRISNATKKKVKKSMKKIGYHPNIIAQSLVKQKTNTIGLVMPYSAEEAFANPFYSEILRGIGAVAQEKGYSILLITCDGQEEVEASLRAVKSKLVDGILILRAKKDDILLKKLREAEVPFVIVGRPEDADKHYWVNNDNIKASKNLVQHLIDLGHKDIALITGGSEYIVSQDRLDGYKLALKENKIKYNPEYIIHIHGNEEIISKNTKKLLKKNPDLTAIFAVDDLMAYRSILAIKELGLKVPEDISVVGFNNNPLSQLITPSLTTVDINTYQLGEEATSILINVIENKISEYYHKIVEANIIIRNSCDKIKF; this is encoded by the coding sequence ATGCCTACTATTAAAGATGTGGCAAAAGACGCAGGAGTATCACCTTCTACTGTCTCTAGAGTTATCAATGATCATCCTAGAATAAGTAATGCAACTAAGAAAAAAGTTAAAAAATCAATGAAGAAGATTGGATATCATCCAAATATTATTGCTCAAAGTTTAGTTAAGCAGAAGACTAATACTATAGGATTAGTTATGCCTTATTCGGCTGAGGAAGCTTTTGCTAATCCTTTTTATTCAGAAATATTACGAGGGATTGGAGCTGTAGCCCAAGAAAAAGGTTATAGTATATTATTGATTACTTGTGATGGACAAGAAGAGGTAGAAGCAAGTCTGCGAGCAGTTAAAAGTAAATTAGTAGATGGAATATTAATTCTAAGAGCTAAAAAAGATGATATTCTTCTAAAAAAACTTAGGGAAGCGGAAGTTCCTTTTGTTATAGTTGGACGACCTGAAGATGCTGATAAACATTACTGGGTTAATAATGATAACATTAAAGCTAGTAAAAATTTAGTCCAACATTTAATCGATTTAGGCCATAAAGATATTGCTTTGATTACTGGTGGTAGCGAGTATATAGTTTCCCAAGATAGATTAGATGGATATAAATTAGCCTTAAAGGAGAATAAAATAAAGTATAATCCTGAATATATAATTCATATTCATGGTAATGAAGAGATAATTTCTAAGAATACTAAAAAGTTATTAAAGAAAAATCCTGACTTAACTGCAATCTTTGCTGTAGATGATTTAATGGCGTATCGTTCTATATTAGCGATTAAAGAGTTAGGTTTGAAAGTTCCTGAAGATATATCAGTAGTTGGATTTAATAATAATCCTTTATCACAATTGATAACTCCATCATTAACTACTGTAGATATTAATACCTACCAACTTGGTGAAGAAGCAACTAGTATCTTAATAAATGTTATAGAGAATAAAATATCAGAATATTATCATAAGATAGTAGAAGCAAATATTATTATTAGAAATTCTTGTGATAAGATTAAGTTTTAA
- the rsmA gene encoding 16S rRNA (adenine(1518)-N(6)/adenine(1519)-N(6))-dimethyltransferase RsmA has product MEIANPSNTKEILRKHNLNLKKSLGQNFLIDNNILDKIVETANLTENDTVIEIGPGIGSLTQKMAKVANKVIAVELDNRLIPVLNEIFEGYNNVEIVHGDALEVDFSQLVEGSFRIVANLPYYITTPIIMRLLEEDFNVEEIVVMVQKEVGERMVASPGGKDYGILSIGVQYHTKAEISFIVPPSVFIPQPKVESAVINLKVDKKAAVDLIDEDFFFKIVKSAFHQRRKTIRNSLTKAPYINLSRDQVDQALEEVGIDSRRRAEKLSIEQFAKLSNVLFGLYRSKE; this is encoded by the coding sequence ATGGAAATTGCTAATCCGAGTAATACAAAAGAGATTTTAAGGAAACATAACCTAAACTTGAAGAAGAGTTTAGGTCAGAATTTTTTAATTGATAATAATATCTTAGATAAAATAGTTGAAACTGCTAATTTAACAGAAAATGATACAGTTATTGAAATTGGCCCCGGGATTGGTTCTTTAACTCAAAAGATGGCCAAAGTAGCCAATAAAGTCATTGCTGTTGAGTTAGATAATAGATTGATTCCTGTATTAAATGAGATCTTTGAGGGGTATAATAATGTGGAGATTGTTCATGGTGATGCATTAGAGGTTGATTTTTCTCAGTTGGTAGAGGGGAGTTTTAGAATTGTTGCTAATCTGCCTTATTACATTACTACTCCAATTATTATGAGACTGTTAGAAGAAGATTTTAACGTAGAAGAGATTGTTGTTATGGTACAAAAAGAAGTAGGAGAGAGAATGGTAGCCAGCCCAGGAGGTAAGGATTATGGTATCTTATCTATTGGTGTGCAATATCATACTAAAGCTGAAATATCCTTTATAGTTCCACCTTCTGTATTCATACCACAGCCTAAAGTTGAATCTGCAGTTATTAATTTAAAGGTTGATAAAAAGGCTGCTGTAGATCTTATAGATGAAGACTTCTTCTTTAAGATTGTTAAATCAGCTTTTCATCAAAGAAGAAAAACGATTAGAAATTCTTTGACTAAAGCACCATATATTAATTTAAGTAGAGATCAAGTTGATCAAGCCTTAGAAGAGGTAGGTATTGATTCTAGAAGAAGAGCAGAGAAATTAAGTATTGAACAATTTGCTAAATTGAGTAATGTTTTATTTGGATTATATAGAAGTAAAGAATAA
- a CDS encoding chymotrypsin family serine protease, translated as MGDIREIINKYLDNILSLDNVVGVGQGYKEVGGKRTDEECVVVLVESKVGITDLDEQHLIPQTIGDKKTDVIEVGKVELLSNNDKVRVTKLRPAQPGISIGHYKITAGTFGAVVKDNKTGEPLILSNNHVLANITNGNDGRSKKGDPILQPGSYDSGNEEEDTIAHLERFIPIYNDQPPTCPLMFGLNRLLKGFSKVIGAPYEVKPSAVENKVDCAVAKPKSPNLIDTEILGIGEVQGISEPELRMLVRKSGRTSGVTSARIKAVNATIKVQLSESESAVFTDQIITDPFSKPGDSGSLVLNEKNEAVGLLFAGSEKSTICNKIKNVLEALKITF; from the coding sequence ATGGGAGATATTAGGGAAATAATAAATAAGTACTTAGATAATATACTATCATTAGATAATGTAGTAGGTGTTGGTCAGGGATATAAAGAAGTTGGTGGCAAGAGAACTGATGAAGAATGTGTAGTTGTTTTAGTTGAGAGCAAGGTAGGAATTACAGATTTAGATGAGCAACATCTTATACCTCAAACTATAGGTGATAAGAAAACTGATGTTATTGAAGTTGGTAAGGTGGAACTATTGAGTAATAATGATAAGGTTAGAGTGACTAAATTAAGGCCTGCTCAACCTGGTATTAGTATTGGACATTACAAGATTACTGCAGGAACCTTTGGGGCTGTAGTTAAAGATAACAAAACTGGTGAACCTCTTATTTTGTCTAATAATCATGTTTTAGCCAATATTACTAATGGTAATGATGGTAGGTCTAAAAAGGGTGATCCTATTTTACAGCCTGGTAGTTATGATAGTGGTAATGAAGAAGAAGATACAATTGCTCACTTGGAACGATTTATACCTATTTACAATGATCAACCACCTACTTGTCCATTAATGTTTGGTTTAAATAGATTATTAAAAGGATTTAGCAAAGTCATTGGAGCCCCTTATGAAGTAAAGCCATCAGCAGTGGAAAATAAGGTTGATTGTGCAGTTGCTAAACCTAAAAGTCCAAATTTAATTGATACTGAAATTTTAGGGATTGGAGAAGTACAAGGCATATCTGAACCTGAATTAAGAATGTTAGTAAGAAAAAGTGGTCGAACAAGCGGAGTAACATCAGCTAGAATAAAGGCTGTTAATGCTACTATTAAAGTACAACTATCGGAATCAGAATCTGCTGTATTTACAGATCAAATTATAACTGATCCTTTTTCAAAACCAGGAGATAGTGGTTCTTTAGTTCTTAATGAGAAGAATGAAGCTGTAGGATTATTGTTTGCCGGGTCAGAGAAGAGTACAATTTGTAATAAGATAAAGAATGTCTTGGAGGCATTAAAAATAACCTTTTAA
- a CDS encoding IS256 family transposase has translation MNSIIENLLSGQENLDNNLDSLLLNLIKNFLELLLQSEITEFLGYQKYNTKGNNSGNSRNGSYNRGLHTKYGKIENLNIPRDRNGEFNTALFQPHQTRDQLLEEMIVMMYARGLSTRDIADVIEKMYGHHYSPSTISNITDIAIEEIEKWRNRKLKERYSVIFIDGTSVKVRRDHVDNESIYVIIGIDEEGYREILDFYIAPTESASVWEEQLSKLKSRGVQQVLLGVIDGLPGLRDAFLKVFPKADIQRCVVHKLRNTASKVRKKHLEDIMDDLKPIYKALTLEQAEKALNEFIAKWQSIYPEVTDSWLDDKYDLLAFYKYPESIRKSIYTTNWIERTNKEIKKRLKPTNSLPNITAAEKLVYLTVINYNDRWSQRRMKGFLQAKDDIIQLFKERYQ, from the coding sequence ATGAATAGTATAATAGAAAATCTATTATCAGGTCAAGAAAATTTAGATAACAACTTAGACAGTCTTTTATTAAATTTAATTAAAAACTTTTTAGAACTATTACTTCAAAGTGAAATTACTGAATTTCTAGGCTATCAAAAATACAACACTAAAGGTAATAATTCAGGAAATAGTCGTAATGGTTCATATAATCGTGGTCTTCACACTAAATACGGTAAAATTGAAAACTTAAATATACCTAGAGATCGTAATGGTGAATTTAATACTGCTCTTTTTCAACCTCATCAAACACGTGATCAACTCTTAGAAGAGATGATTGTAATGATGTACGCTAGAGGGCTTTCGACTAGAGATATTGCTGATGTTATTGAAAAAATGTATGGTCATCATTATTCACCGTCTACTATTAGCAATATAACTGACATTGCCATTGAAGAAATTGAAAAATGGCGTAATAGAAAGTTGAAAGAACGTTATAGTGTAATTTTTATTGATGGAACAAGTGTTAAAGTTCGTCGTGACCATGTAGATAATGAATCAATCTATGTTATTATAGGCATTGATGAAGAAGGATATAGAGAAATCCTTGATTTTTATATAGCACCTACTGAATCTGCTAGTGTTTGGGAAGAACAATTATCTAAATTAAAATCTAGAGGTGTTCAACAAGTATTACTTGGTGTTATTGATGGTCTACCAGGCTTAAGAGATGCATTTTTAAAAGTATTTCCTAAAGCTGATATCCAAAGGTGTGTAGTTCATAAATTACGCAATACTGCTTCAAAGGTTCGTAAAAAGCATCTAGAAGATATTATGGATGATTTAAAGCCTATTTATAAAGCTTTGACTCTAGAGCAAGCTGAAAAAGCTTTAAATGAGTTTATAGCTAAGTGGCAATCAATTTATCCAGAAGTAACTGATAGTTGGTTAGATGATAAATATGATCTTTTAGCTTTTTATAAATATCCAGAATCCATTAGAAAATCTATATATACTACAAACTGGATTGAAAGAACTAATAAAGAAATTAAGAAAAGACTTAAACCCACCAATAGTTTACCAAATATAACAGCAGCAGAAAAATTAGTTTATCTTACAGTTATTAATTATAATGACCGTTGGTCTCAACGACGAATGAAAGGTTTTTTGCAAGCTAAGGATGACATTATTCAACTTTTTAAAGAGAGATACCAATGA
- the ltrA gene encoding group II intron reverse transcriptase/maturase, with product MLKFRTLYSLKDKITKKFHLYIAGQKVLDNGGCGGVDNVSIEEFKNNYKMNMRELHRQLIENTYEPLPVLRTYISKGNGEKRPLGIPVIKDRIAQQAVRQVLEIYFEREFCECSFGFRPNRSAHDAIEKIEKYKEQGYYWVVDADIKSYFDTIDHELLMDFIAEYISDGWVLDIIRSWLTIGVMTEEGREETREGTPQGGVISPLLANIYLHYFDKKMTRRGYKIVRFADDFVILTKNKRKAKRALKVTRKIIEDELKLKLHPRKTVVTNFYDGFEFLGFKFHHSEYKRPKDKAITKFKNKVRKITRRTRPFPVEVIIAKLNPVLRGWGNYFKIGNVKTLFTRLDKWIRMRMRSFIEKKKAIMYQNYRFSNSYLRDKGLQSLLTDVL from the coding sequence GTGTTAAAATTTCGAACTCTATATAGTTTGAAGGATAAAATCACAAAGAAATTTCACTTATATATTGCAGGACAAAAAGTACTGGATAATGGTGGCTGTGGTGGAGTTGATAATGTAAGCATAGAAGAGTTTAAAAATAATTACAAGATGAATATGCGAGAACTTCATAGACAGCTGATAGAGAATACTTACGAGCCATTACCAGTGTTACGGACGTACATTTCCAAAGGAAATGGAGAAAAGAGACCACTAGGTATTCCAGTAATCAAAGATAGAATTGCTCAACAAGCAGTGAGGCAAGTACTAGAAATATACTTTGAGCGAGAATTTTGTGAATGTTCCTTTGGTTTCAGACCTAATAGGTCTGCTCACGATGCGATAGAAAAGATAGAGAAATATAAAGAACAAGGTTACTACTGGGTGGTAGACGCAGACATTAAATCTTATTTTGATACTATAGACCATGAGTTATTAATGGATTTTATAGCGGAATATATAAGTGATGGTTGGGTATTAGATATTATCAGGTCATGGCTGACAATTGGAGTTATGACTGAAGAAGGTAGAGAAGAAACTAGAGAAGGGACACCTCAAGGAGGTGTCATCTCTCCTCTATTAGCTAATATCTATTTACATTACTTTGATAAGAAAATGACTCGTCGAGGTTACAAAATAGTCCGCTTTGCTGACGACTTTGTAATCTTAACTAAAAATAAGCGCAAAGCAAAGAGAGCGTTAAAAGTTACCCGTAAAATTATAGAGGATGAATTGAAGTTGAAACTTCATCCTCGTAAGACGGTAGTAACTAACTTTTATGATGGATTTGAATTTCTAGGATTCAAATTTCACCATTCTGAATACAAGAGACCTAAAGATAAAGCAATAACAAAATTCAAAAACAAAGTAAGAAAGATTACTAGAAGAACTAGACCTTTTCCTGTAGAAGTAATAATTGCAAAATTAAATCCAGTTTTGAGAGGTTGGGGTAACTATTTCAAGATAGGAAATGTGAAGACTTTGTTTACGAGGTTGGATAAATGGATTAGAATGAGAATGCGTTCGTTTATCGAAAAGAAAAAGGCGATAATGTATCAAAATTATCGCTTTTCAAATAGTTATCTAAGAGATAAAGGACTTCAATCATTACTTACTGATGTGCTCTAA
- a CDS encoding sugar ABC transporter permease, with amino-acid sequence MALNHDSKLKRFLIHLFLLISVVIALYPALRVFGTSLRPNDSLHTTSLAIFPENPTFNAYKRLIFELDFLKWLKNSLIVSFFTVALGVTLASTAGYVFSRKRFPGRRAGLMFFLVTQMFPATMLVLPLFLLLAKVGLTSDDIVIPILGMAKAHIGLIIMYSTTALPLCVWQMKGYYDTIPDSLEEAALVDGLDQFQAFYKIILPLATPALVITTLFTFMTAWNEYMIARVIMTDEKLYTLPVGLTKLAGDFNVEWSTFSAASVLIMIPVMALFLGLSRYLVGGLTLGGVKG; translated from the coding sequence ATGGCACTTAATCATGATAGTAAATTGAAAAGATTTTTGATTCATTTGTTCTTATTAATTTCTGTAGTTATTGCTCTTTATCCGGCTTTAAGAGTATTTGGAACTTCTTTAAGACCAAATGATTCTTTGCATACAACTAGCTTAGCTATTTTCCCAGAAAATCCAACTTTCAACGCATATAAGAGATTGATTTTTGAATTAGATTTTCTAAAATGGTTAAAGAACAGTTTGATAGTATCTTTCTTTACTGTTGCTTTAGGAGTTACTTTGGCTTCTACTGCTGGATATGTATTTTCTCGCAAGAGATTTCCAGGTAGAAGAGCAGGTTTAATGTTCTTTTTAGTAACTCAAATGTTTCCAGCTACAATGTTAGTTTTGCCACTATTCTTATTGTTAGCTAAAGTGGGATTAACTAGTGATGATATTGTAATACCTATCTTGGGGATGGCAAAAGCCCATATCGGATTAATAATTATGTATTCTACAACTGCTTTACCGTTGTGTGTATGGCAGATGAAAGGATATTATGATACTATTCCTGATAGTTTAGAAGAGGCTGCTTTAGTAGATGGTTTAGATCAATTTCAGGCCTTTTATAAAATAATATTACCTCTAGCTACTCCGGCATTAGTTATTACTACATTATTTACTTTTATGACTGCTTGGAATGAATATATGATTGCTAGAGTTATAATGACCGATGAGAAATTATACACTTTGCCAGTAGGTTTGACAAAATTAGCTGGTGATTTTAATGTAGAATGGTCAACTTTCTCAGCTGCGTCTGTATTAATTATGATACCAGTAATGGCTCTGTTTTTAGGTTTGTCTCGTTATCTAGTTGGCGGATTAACATTAGGTGGAGTGAAGGGTTAG
- a CDS encoding carbohydrate ABC transporter permease: MKSKEGVINNSGISKFKDTLRENQFSYYMLMPAFIVVFLVVVYPFFYNFRLAFSDLNMYTFRPFIKHGKLTYIGFQNFIEVLSNSKFWVVFMRTVIWTTINIICHVGFGIFYAILLNRNLKFKGIYRTLLVIPWAIPQYIVVLVWKGMFNYRYGAVNLFLTKFGIEPISWLSKPLTGFSAAILVNVWLGIPFMMMIALGGLQSIDPNFYEAADIDGANNWQKIRHITLPLLKPVMAPAVVLGVVWTFNQLNVIYLLTYNTLTDKIDILVTYVYRAAFEFYRYGYAAAFSVVIFFILFIWGVSFMRLNEEEGGR; the protein is encoded by the coding sequence ATGAAATCAAAGGAAGGGGTAATTAATAACTCAGGTATATCTAAATTTAAAGATACACTGAGGGAAAATCAATTTTCCTATTATATGTTAATGCCTGCATTTATTGTTGTGTTTTTAGTCGTAGTTTATCCGTTCTTTTATAATTTTAGATTAGCCTTTTCTGATTTGAATATGTATACATTTAGACCTTTTATTAAGCATGGAAAGCTAACTTATATTGGATTTCAAAATTTTATTGAGGTATTATCAAACAGTAAATTTTGGGTTGTATTTATGCGTACAGTTATTTGGACTACTATTAATATCATTTGTCATGTTGGTTTTGGAATTTTCTATGCTATCTTACTAAATCGTAACCTTAAATTTAAAGGTATTTATCGTACTCTATTAGTTATTCCGTGGGCAATACCGCAATATATTGTAGTTTTAGTCTGGAAAGGAATGTTTAATTATAGATATGGTGCTGTTAACTTATTTTTGACTAAGTTTGGGATAGAACCCATTTCTTGGTTAAGCAAGCCATTAACAGGTTTTTCTGCTGCTATTTTAGTTAATGTATGGCTAGGTATTCCTTTTATGATGATGATTGCTTTAGGTGGATTGCAGAGTATTGATCCTAACTTTTATGAAGCTGCAGATATAGATGGTGCAAATAATTGGCAAAAGATTAGACATATTACTTTGCCATTATTAAAACCAGTAATGGCTCCGGCAGTGGTGTTAGGGGTAGTTTGGACCTTTAATCAATTAAATGTTATCTATCTATTAACTTACAATACTTTAACTGATAAAATTGATATTTTGGTAACTTATGTATATCGTGCCGCCTTTGAATTCTATCGATATGGATATGCTGCTGCATTTTCTGTAGTAATATTCTTCATATTATTTATATGGGGAGTTAGCTTTATGAGATTAAATGAAGAAGAAGGGGGAAGATAG
- a CDS encoding DUF3794 and LysM peptidoglycan-binding domain-containing protein, translating into MAINFKEEQVRVEYVIGEDTVRESQTRELEVPGEKPNIERVLEVNTEVVNVDYTVEDGGVDILTTIEVGVMYVAAPTPDLDPEEYDDQPVHYFHDQIEIPNFVDIPEAEEDMSAYVDVDIIRASYSFDPDENRIVDVTVVLKKFVKVLDYRQITIISDVTGIRKELVEKELLRIENVIAEDTYSVVVEGILDVPANKPEIERILKVTGGLVENETATVTDGGVIVDGEFQAGIMYVALEDNQPVHFAEGTFDISEVVDLPGAEEGMTTYTNINVKRWDYTVRENDAGEAKVVEVRAVVEIFVKVLEPRQIMVVTGIDSDRVEVEEALLRVEEVIGENTVGETVTKELIVPTNKPNIEEGGILEASAQLEDVACEVEDGGVLITGNIKGGILYVAAPTPDLDPEEYDDQPVHYFHDERSFDNFVNIPEAEAGMSCYKDVIIKKVRATRTSSRTVDLVVTLSKFAKVTNFRQLTIVTDIVVVSPVVDQDECERPSRVIYVVQPGDTLYKIARRYRTTVDAIVEANDISNPDVLEIGQKLIIPRCIIDGPRG; encoded by the coding sequence ATGGCAATTAATTTCAAAGAGGAACAAGTTAGAGTTGAATATGTAATTGGAGAAGATACAGTAAGAGAATCCCAGACTAGAGAGCTTGAAGTTCCAGGTGAGAAACCAAATATAGAGCGTGTATTAGAAGTTAATACTGAGGTAGTAAATGTAGATTATACTGTAGAAGATGGTGGAGTAGACATTCTTACTACAATTGAAGTTGGGGTAATGTATGTAGCAGCACCAACTCCTGATTTAGATCCAGAAGAATATGATGATCAGCCAGTACATTATTTCCATGACCAAATAGAAATTCCTAACTTTGTTGACATTCCAGAAGCAGAAGAAGATATGAGTGCATATGTCGATGTAGATATTATCAGAGCTAGTTATAGTTTTGATCCCGATGAAAATAGAATTGTAGATGTTACAGTAGTTCTTAAAAAGTTTGTCAAAGTATTGGATTATCGCCAGATAACTATTATCAGTGATGTCACAGGAATACGTAAAGAGTTGGTTGAGAAGGAATTATTGAGGATTGAAAATGTAATTGCTGAGGATACCTATAGTGTTGTTGTAGAGGGGATTTTAGATGTACCAGCAAATAAGCCAGAAATCGAAAGGATTCTCAAGGTCACTGGAGGATTAGTAGAGAATGAAACTGCTACTGTTACAGATGGTGGTGTTATTGTTGATGGTGAATTCCAAGCTGGTATTATGTATGTAGCTTTAGAAGATAATCAACCAGTACATTTTGCTGAAGGAACTTTTGATATTAGTGAAGTGGTTGATCTTCCTGGAGCAGAAGAAGGTATGACAACCTATACTAATATTAATGTTAAAAGATGGGATTATACTGTTAGAGAAAATGATGCAGGAGAGGCTAAAGTAGTAGAGGTAAGAGCTGTAGTGGAAATTTTCGTTAAAGTTTTAGAGCCACGCCAGATTATGGTTGTTACTGGAATTGATAGTGATAGAGTTGAAGTTGAAGAAGCCTTGCTTAGAGTAGAAGAAGTAATAGGTGAGAATACAGTTGGTGAAACTGTGACTAAAGAACTTATTGTACCAACTAATAAACCTAATATTGAGGAAGGTGGAATTTTAGAAGCTAGTGCTCAATTAGAGGATGTAGCTTGCGAAGTAGAAGATGGTGGAGTTTTAATTACAGGTAATATCAAGGGTGGAATTCTTTATGTAGCAGCACCAACTCCTGATTTAGATCCAGAAGAATATGATGATCAACCAGTTCATTACTTCCATGATGAGAGATCCTTTGATAACTTTGTAAATATTCCTGAAGCAGAAGCAGGAATGTCTTGTTACAAGGATGTAATCATCAAAAAAGTTAGAGCTACTAGAACTAGTTCTAGGACTGTAGATTTAGTGGTTACTTTAAGTAAATTTGCTAAGGTTACCAACTTTAGACAGCTCACTATTGTAACAGATATAGTAGTGGTATCTCCTGTTGTTGATCAAGATGAATGTGAACGTCCTTCAAGAGTTATTTATGTAGTTCAACCAGGTGATACTTTATACAAAATTGCACGCCGCTATAGAACAACAGTAGATGCAATTGTAGAAGCTAATGATATTTCTAATCCAGATGTTTTAGAAATAGGTCAGAAGTTAATTATACCAAGATGTATAATCGATGGACCTAGAGGATAG
- the rnmV gene encoding ribonuclease M5: MIKEVIVVEGRDDVDAIKRAVDAEVIITQGFSLSSNVIKRIRLAQKRKGVIIFTDPDHAGKMIRRRIKKAVPGCKDAYLSQDNASKAGDIGIENASPDAIREALAKAKADHQEADQLFIKDDLVALGLIGGSESKELRDKVGNELGIGYANGKQFLNRLNNYGITREEFISALEKFN; this comes from the coding sequence GTGATAAAAGAGGTAATTGTAGTTGAAGGAAGAGATGATGTAGATGCAATAAAAAGGGCTGTTGATGCTGAAGTTATTATAACACAAGGTTTCTCTTTGTCTTCGAATGTAATAAAAAGAATAAGGCTAGCTCAAAAAAGAAAAGGTGTTATTATCTTTACTGATCCTGATCATGCTGGTAAAATGATTAGGAGGAGAATAAAGAAAGCTGTACCTGGTTGTAAGGATGCTTATTTATCACAAGATAATGCTAGTAAAGCAGGAGACATTGGAATTGAGAATGCTAGCCCAGATGCTATTAGGGAGGCCTTAGCCAAAGCTAAAGCAGATCACCAAGAAGCAGATCAGCTTTTTATTAAGGATGATTTAGTTGCTCTTGGTTTAATAGGTGGTAGTGAATCCAAAGAATTAAGAGATAAGGTTGGTAATGAGTTAGGAATTGGGTATGCTAATGGTAAACAATTTTTAAATAGACTAAATAATTATGGAATTACTAGAGAAGAATTCATATCAGCATTAGAAAAGTTTAATTGA
- a CDS encoding CAP domain-containing protein: protein MNLKGIISFFLIFALILPTVIIFTVDTVYAFEGLSFNNSILDILKGILAIFFLGKMVDKGDESQEVVTDSSPPEDNNEGGFVEVVEAQGWTEIDISDINVTGLTRDEKNMLDLINRERLKHNLDPLKVDMRLVQIARAKSKDMVVNGYFSHYPEDGIFAKGPFSVMRDLGIDYYLAGENLGAGPQVDIVHQNLMDSPAHRRNILHPDYTHIGIGIINGGDYGKMFSQEFANLGY, encoded by the coding sequence ATGAATCTAAAAGGTATAATAAGTTTCTTTCTTATTTTTGCATTAATTTTACCAACAGTAATTATCTTTACTGTAGATACTGTTTATGCATTTGAAGGATTAAGTTTTAATAATAGTATTTTAGATATTTTAAAAGGTATATTAGCAATATTTTTCTTAGGTAAGATGGTAGATAAAGGTGACGAGAGTCAAGAAGTAGTAACGGATTCTAGTCCTCCAGAGGATAATAATGAAGGTGGTTTCGTCGAGGTAGTTGAAGCTCAAGGATGGACAGAGATTGACATATCAGATATTAATGTTACAGGTCTTACACGAGATGAAAAAAATATGCTTGATTTGATTAACAGAGAAAGGTTAAAACATAATCTAGATCCTTTAAAGGTTGATATGAGATTAGTTCAAATTGCTAGAGCTAAAAGCAAAGATATGGTTGTTAATGGCTATTTTAGTCATTACCCTGAAGATGGCATCTTTGCTAAAGGTCCTTTTTCAGTAATGAGAGATTTAGGTATTGATTATTATTTGGCAGGTGAAAATCTAGGGGCTGGCCCACAGGTAGATATAGTACATCAGAATTTAATGGATAGTCCAGCACATAGAAGAAATATATTACATCCTGATTACACTCATATAGGTATTGGAATTATTAATGGGGGAGACTATGGAAAAATGTTCTCTCAAGAATTTGCTAACTTAGGATATTAA
- a CDS encoding Veg family protein produces MSDNILKQIKSDLDSFVGKKVRLKANQGRRKIIEKEGILEQTYPKVFVVKVDEDQTPRRISYSYADVLTETVEVKIKENNMKIGCISV; encoded by the coding sequence ATGTCAGATAACATTTTAAAGCAAATTAAGAGTGACTTAGACTCCTTTGTTGGAAAAAAGGTGAGATTAAAAGCTAATCAAGGGCGACGTAAGATTATTGAAAAAGAAGGAATTTTAGAACAAACATACCCTAAAGTTTTTGTTGTAAAAGTTGATGAAGATCAAACTCCTCGGCGTATATCATATAGTTATGCTGATGTATTAACAGAAACTGTTGAAGTGAAAATTAAAGAAAATAATATGAAAATTGGCTGTATTAGTGTCTGA